In one Tripterygium wilfordii isolate XIE 37 chromosome 22, ASM1340144v1, whole genome shotgun sequence genomic region, the following are encoded:
- the LOC119991505 gene encoding uncharacterized protein LOC119991505: MEGHLYVDRLYATENDILVDMSKNSVKPQNILYTLKNRDPNNVSTLKTIYIALQKFKNAEKAVLLEILRAFPHVLLMDVTYKTNRFRMPLFEIMGVTSTKMTFCIAFVFSQSEKKDSYTWALNCLSRAAKFFPEAKKLLCRWHIKRVVVGNCKKLFRYKQSWDAFYSIWHTLLESENENAYVYNLYNHEIILQSYSTIMNYLKDFQELRGFVSIDALNLIWVEFERSKVLGEDIYSCGCKLRTSYGLPCAHKLAMYMNEGHPIPLACIDKFWKKLDLLSCVSLEDDDIDCNVKLQMFQEQFKHKSRPGKVSLLRKLREIINPSITTLLDPVVKTNTYGHTLTKKKVSTSTRANLSTFEFVWGHLNHSQESDIKADGNCGFQAIARLLGIGKDAWISVWQNLIDELRALWCNVILHLLSSEQCLTFLPLYDCAAAWATPYMEQLTTYIQCSSSIFPPETIVL; encoded by the exons ATGGAGGGCCATTTATACGTCGATAGACTTTATGCTACTGAAAATGATATATTGGTAGATATGTCTAAGAATTCGGTGAAGCCACAAAATATCTTGTATACGTTAAAGAATAGGGATCCCAACAACGTTTCCACCCTTAAAACTATATACATTGCTCTTCAAAAGTTTAAGAATGCAGAGAAAGCCG TCTTGTTAGAAATATTGCGTGCATTCCCACATGTATTATTGATGGATGTGACGTACAAAACTAACAGGTTCAGGATGCCTCTTTTTGAGATTATGGGTGTGACTTCAACGAAGATGACATTTTGCATAGCATTTGTATTTTCACAATCAGAGAAAAAAGACAGTTATACTTGGGCACTGAATTGTTTGAG TCGTGCGGCCAAGTTTTTCCCCGAGGCGAAGAAACTGCTATGTAGATGGCACATCAAAAGAGTTGTTGTTGGCAACTGTAAAAAATTATTTCGATACAAGCAATCTTGGGATGCATTTTACTCCATTTGGCACACATTATTGGAATCAGAGAATGAGAACGCATATGTGTACAATTTATACAATCATGAGATAATTTTACAAAGCTACTCCACTATCATGAATTACcttaaagat TTCCAAGAATTACGAGGCTTTGTTTCAATTGATGCACTGAATCTGATTTGGGTGGAATTTGAGAGGTCTAAAGTTCTCGGAGAAGATATCTACTCTTGTGGATGTAAACTTCGTACGAGTTATGGACTACCATGTGCACACAAGCTTGCAATGTATATGAATGAAGGTCATCCAATACCACTGGCAtgtattgataaattttggaagAAACTTGACCTACTGTCATGTGTTTctcttgaagatgatgatatcGATTGCAATGTCAAGCTACAAATGTTCCAAGAACAGTTTAAGCATAAGTCAAGGCCTGGTAAAGTTAGTCTACTAAGAaagttgagggagataattaatccatcaataaCTACACTTCTTGATCCAGTTGTTAAGACAAATACTTATGGACACACCTTAACAAAGAAGAAAGTAAGCACATCTACTCGTGCTAATCTGTCTACATTCGAGTTTGTTTGGGGACATTTGAATCATTCTCAAGAATCAG ATAtaaaagctgatggaaattgtgGATTCCAAGCTATTGCAAGGTTGCTTGGTATTGGCAAGGATGCATGGATCAGCGTctggcaaaacttgattgatgAGTTAAGGGCATTATG GTGcaatgtcatattacatctTCTTAGTTCTGAGCAGTGCCTGACATTTTTGCCACT GTATGATTGCGCAGCCGCATGGGCTACACCGTATATGGAACAACTTACAACATATATTCAGTGTAGTAGTTCTATATTTCCTCCTGAAACCATTGTTTTATAA